TTCAATGGGCGGCATCATTCAGAGTTCTATGGTGGCGCTGCGCCGCTTCATCGAAACCTCGCACGAAGAGGACGATTTCTTTCTCGTCGGCTTCAACAATCACGCAAAGCTAGTACAAGACTTCACCACCTCGCCCGACCAGGTGCTGGGTCGCTTGATATTGGTCAAGCCCGGCGGCATGACGGCGCTTTATGACGCGGTCTATCTCGGGGTCGAAAAAGTCCAGCAGGGCCGTCACCAGAAGCGCGCCCTGTTGATTATCTCGGACGGCGAAGAGAACAACAGCCGCTATAGCGAGGGCGAGTTGCGCCGGCTGATCAAGGAAGCCGGCGTACAGATCTATGCCATCAAGATCGGCGGGCCGTGGAGCTATGGCAAAAACGTCTTAGAGGGAATTGCCGAGCAGACCGGCGGGCGCGCATTCGTTCCGGGCTATGACAATGGCTTGAGCTTTCTCGACATCTGCACGCGCATCGCGCTCGAACTGCGCCACCAGTATTCTATCGGCTTCTATCCGAGCGACGCCCGCGCCGCTATCCAATGGCACCGCGTACAGGTCAAGATCACCGCGCCCAAAGGTCTGGGCCGATTATCGCTCACCTACAAAGACCGCTACGAGACGTTCAGGAAATAAGCGGCACCGCATCACGCCTG
This sequence is a window from Blastocatellia bacterium. Protein-coding genes within it:
- a CDS encoding VWA domain-containing protein; this encodes MKSKFIRLLPVSVAVMLFGLPLVAARAQTQTTTAATPQQPTAPSKQDQQLKLSTDLVSLKVTVADSFGRVVTGLRQENFTIYDDKVQQQIAHFTEADAPISIGIIFDISNSMGGIIQSSMVALRRFIETSHEEDDFFLVGFNNHAKLVQDFTTSPDQVLGRLILVKPGGMTALYDAVYLGVEKVQQGRHQKRALLIISDGEENNSRYSEGELRRLIKEAGVQIYAIKIGGPWSYGKNVLEGIAEQTGGRAFVPGYDNGLSFLDICTRIALELRHQYSIGFYPSDARAAIQWHRVQVKITAPKGLGRLSLTYKDRYETFRK